The Photobacterium sanguinicancri genome includes the window GGATCTTGTTTTCAATCTTAGTCAGAATCACATCAATCTGAGATTCGTCATTAACTACTTCTCGTACGAAGTCCATATCATAACGACGCTTAATCAGCTCATTCGCCACTAAGTAACTTGCATCACTATCGGCGGCGGCTAGTGCTTTACGCGCCGCATCCGTCACCATAGAAACGCCAATTTCTTTGTTACCGTAAACCGCAGATACATCGTCAAATTCACCAACGACCACACCCATATCAAGGGTCGTACCGCCACAGTCAACAACCAATGAGCGAGTGAATTCGTTACAGTTAGAATCCATTAACGTCGACAATACTGCTGGTACACTTTCAGGCATCACAACAACATCAACAACCTCAAACAGATCGCCTTTATTCAACGCAATTTCACGCATCAAATTTTGACGTTTTTTCTCAATGTTCGCTTCGTTACGCTGGCAATCTTCCGCGTTATAAAACTCAGTGATTGGCAAGGTAACCACTAAACGAACTGGACAAGGTGTTACACCGGTTTGCAACAGCGCATGGTGAACACCAAGCAGGTTTAAATCATCGTATTGATAATCGACATGCGTTGTTTCTAACGCTTTATCTGACGTTGCATCGTACGTGTACTTCGTGGTGCCGATGGTGTAGTTAAACACCTTCTTATCACGACGCAGCGCCGCACTTTTCCAATCTTTACGGAAAGAGTTCGGCGAAATAATCGTCTTAAGCTGAGTACTTTCAATCCAGCTTACTTTTACATTTGTAGAACCGTCATCAACCGCAAAGGTAAACGCAGAAACTGTCATATTTTTCACTCGCAATTTTTATTATCAATAACAAACAGAGAAGCCGAAGGTAGCCACGCCACCTCCGGCTTTCAATTCAATCAAACACTTAGCAAAACACTCATTGATATGAATATTATCGGCATCATGCTCTTCTACTTAACTATTAATTCAGCATGACCTCTAAACGGCTTACTGGCTGGTTCGATTCTGCAAAGTTACGCGCTTGCTGCAACGCAGGCGAATCGGTCACTGCAGGACCTTGACCAAACAACAAGGCCAGCTGGGTATCTGCCTCTTTGGTTAATATCATCATCTCGATCCGACGGTTTTTACCGCTTTTCGGATCATTTTCATTAACCAACATTCGCTCAGCCATCGCAGCCACCTGCAAGACATTGCCTTGTGGTAAACCAGAACTAACTAAGGTTTGGCGTGCTTTTAATGCCCGCTCACCAGACAGTTCCCAGTTAGAGTATGTATCACGATGGAATCGAGTTACATCGGTATGGCCACTGATCACCATCCGATTTTTAATCTGGCCTAATATTGGCGCTAAGCTATATAACATATCTTCGAAGAAAGGTGTCATATTTGAGCTTCCCCGCTCAAACATAAAATGCTTGGTACTATCTTGGATCAAAATACGTAGCCCCTGCGGGACAATTTCCAGCACCACATTTTCAGAGGCAGACAGAGCATCAGTCACCGATTTCAGCTCATTCGCCAACATCATCAGCTGCGCCGTTGATAAGTGCTTACCCGCAATCATCGAATTCAGCTTTGAACCACGGCCTGCATTAGCACCGACTTTCCCTTCTGGGATCTGCTGGTGTAATGAAGAGTCTAATTTATTATTGCCGCTTAAATTCGACTGAACTGGGTTTTCAAATGGTGATGCCTCACCGCCAAAGTCAATCGGGAACGGGCTGTTAGCGACGTCAAACACGTTCTCCATATTGTCGAAGACACTGCTATGTTGCAGTCGGTATTGAATTTCTTCACGCTCTTCTTTGGATGCAATTTCCATGATCCACAGCACCATAAAAAACGCCATCATCGCGATTGCGAAATCGGCAAACGCGACTTTCCACGCTCCACCGTGGTGTTCATCGTGA containing:
- a CDS encoding plasmid segregation protein ParM, whose translation is MTVSAFTFAVDDGSTNVKVSWIESTQLKTIISPNSFRKDWKSAALRRDKKVFNYTIGTTKYTYDATSDKALETTHVDYQYDDLNLLGVHHALLQTGVTPCPVRLVVTLPITEFYNAEDCQRNEANIEKKRQNLMREIALNKGDLFEVVDVVVMPESVPAVLSTLMDSNCNEFTRSLVVDCGGTTLDMGVVVGEFDDVSAVYGNKEIGVSMVTDAARKALAAADSDASYLVANELIKRRYDMDFVREVVNDESQIDVILTKIENKIQELGTSVAYEAKKFAKNPNRVYLVGGGAPLIAPALKEAYATLGDRVVLVNDAQSALARELCIYHSDFDDLEVEPESLIEVEDE
- a CDS encoding flagellar motor protein MotB: MSKEPHIIIVKKKKRGHHDEHHGGAWKVAFADFAIAMMAFFMVLWIMEIASKEEREEIQYRLQHSSVFDNMENVFDVANSPFPIDFGGEASPFENPVQSNLSGNNKLDSSLHQQIPEGKVGANAGRGSKLNSMIAGKHLSTAQLMMLANELKSVTDALSASENVVLEIVPQGLRILIQDSTKHFMFERGSSNMTPFFEDMLYSLAPILGQIKNRMVISGHTDVTRFHRDTYSNWELSGERALKARQTLVSSGLPQGNVLQVAAMAERMLVNENDPKSGKNRRIEMMILTKEADTQLALLFGQGPAVTDSPALQQARNFAESNQPVSRLEVMLN